A genomic window from Dehalococcoidales bacterium includes:
- a CDS encoding DUF72 domain-containing protein, which yields MLYMSTSGFSHADWAGHFYPPGLPERERLVYYAREFNTCEVNSTYYAIPRPSNLKAMADKTFVFVNNHWQARAINTIRQLRLMLD from the coding sequence ATGCTGTACATGAGCACTTCCGGATTTAGTCATGCCGACTGGGCAGGACATTTCTACCCGCCGGGCCTTCCCGAGCGCGAGCGGCTCGTCTACTATGCGCGGGAGTTCAATACCTGTGAGGTGAACTCAACCTACTATGCCATACCGCGACCGTCTAACCTGAAGGCGATGGCGGATAAGACCTTTGTCTTCGTCAATAATCACTGGCAGGCACGGGCGATAAATACCATCCGGCAGTTGCGTCTCATGCTGGATTGA
- a CDS encoding PAC2 family protein yields the protein MTDPVQFSSRPELRNPTLVAAWSMDAAGLGFSVTDYLVGKLGGQPFCHIEPVDFFALGGVTIDNDLVQFPESRFYACPEKDLVLFQSTPPSHEWYRFMNLVLDVARDYCHVREFYTVGSMVALGPHSAPRQFFATVSSRELKEELAPYGLTREVNYETPPGGRPTLNSFFLWAARRRNIPGANLWVPVPFYLVSSDDPAACKKVLEFLNHRLGLGLDLSDLDEEARALDERIDRIRASSPDVDRYIRKLENNEGLAEGEGEKLAKEVEELLREEEG from the coding sequence ATGACGGACCCTGTTCAGTTCTCTTCCAGACCTGAGCTACGGAATCCCACTCTGGTGGCTGCCTGGTCCATGGACGCCGCCGGACTGGGGTTTTCGGTGACTGACTACCTGGTCGGTAAACTGGGCGGGCAACCGTTCTGCCACATTGAACCGGTGGATTTCTTTGCCCTGGGGGGAGTGACAATCGACAATGACCTGGTCCAGTTTCCCGAGAGCAGATTCTACGCCTGTCCTGAGAAGGACCTGGTGCTGTTTCAGAGCACCCCTCCCAGCCACGAATGGTACCGTTTCATGAATCTGGTTCTGGACGTAGCCCGGGACTACTGCCATGTCAGGGAGTTCTACACCGTGGGCAGCATGGTTGCTCTGGGGCCCCATTCCGCCCCCCGCCAGTTCTTCGCTACCGTCAGTTCCCGCGAGTTGAAGGAGGAACTGGCTCCCTACGGGCTTACCAGGGAAGTGAACTACGAGACTCCTCCCGGAGGGAGACCGACGCTTAATTCCTTTTTCCTGTGGGCTGCGAGAAGGAGGAATATCCCCGGGGCGAATCTCTGGGTACCCGTTCCTTTCTACCTGGTGTCCTCTGATGACCCCGCGGCCTGTAAGAAGGTCCTCGAATTCCTCAATCACAGGCTGGGGCTGGGTCTGGACCTGAGCGACCTTGATGAAGAGGCCAGGGCGCTGGACGAGAGAATCGACCGGATAAGGGCATCGTCTCCAGATGTGGATAGATACATCCGCAAGCTGGAGAACAATGAAGGGCTTGCCGAGGGCGAAGGGGAGAAGCTGGCCAAAGAGGTTGAGGAGTTACTCAGGGAGGAGGAAGGCTAA
- a CDS encoding PAC2 family protein, with translation MGIRLFTEPKLHQPDMVVGWPGIGNIGVITVDTLRQETGAEPLGDIEPWDFFYPNKVVIRGGVLEKLEFPSNKFYYKRLEDRDLLLFIGEEQPSERGRMYAEGGKAYEMANLVLDVAEKFGCRRVYTSGAAVALTHHEMRPRVWAVATDDRLLAEAKGYINTVLMSEAEGRGDFGNITGLNGLLTGVARKRGFEAICLMGEIPDYLSRVPFPYPRASQAVLEVLGSALGVPIDPKALESMITQIEGVISNVFRQFPQEVREKIDQRKRDVQTRPGIITDEEERWLKEHIDDLFQRGEKGQ, from the coding sequence GTGGGGATAAGACTGTTTACCGAGCCGAAGCTGCACCAGCCGGATATGGTCGTCGGATGGCCCGGTATCGGCAATATCGGCGTTATCACCGTGGATACCCTGCGGCAGGAGACCGGTGCCGAACCGCTGGGGGACATCGAGCCCTGGGACTTCTTCTACCCCAATAAGGTCGTCATCAGGGGTGGTGTGCTGGAGAAGCTGGAGTTCCCCAGCAACAAGTTCTACTACAAGAGGCTCGAGGACAGGGACCTGCTGCTCTTCATTGGTGAAGAACAACCCTCCGAGCGTGGCAGGATGTATGCCGAAGGCGGTAAGGCCTATGAGATGGCCAACCTGGTACTGGACGTGGCCGAGAAGTTCGGCTGCCGGCGAGTCTACACTTCGGGTGCAGCCGTGGCCCTCACCCATCATGAAATGAGGCCAAGAGTCTGGGCTGTGGCTACCGATGACAGGTTGCTGGCTGAGGCGAAGGGCTACATCAACACGGTGCTGATGAGTGAGGCCGAAGGAAGGGGCGACTTTGGTAATATTACCGGCTTGAACGGCCTGCTGACAGGCGTCGCCAGGAAACGTGGCTTTGAGGCTATATGCCTCATGGGTGAGATACCGGACTACCTCTCCCGGGTCCCCTTTCCCTATCCCAGGGCGTCACAGGCTGTTCTGGAGGTACTTGGCTCCGCACTCGGTGTCCCCATTGACCCGAAGGCTCTGGAAAGCATGATTACTCAGATAGAGGGTGTAATCAGCAACGTCTTCCGGCAGTTCCCGCAGGAGGTGCGGGAGAAGATAGACCAGAGAAAACGGGATGTCCAGACCCGGCCGGGCATAATTACGGACGAAGAAGAGCGATGGCTCAAAGAGCATATCGATGATTTATTCCAGCGGGGAGAAAAGGGGCAATGA
- a CDS encoding TraR/DksA C4-type zinc finger protein, producing the protein MAGEYKALRTRLVKDQKRFLEELEQLRAAAQPTEERREGSPFGKREEEATESLELERRLALEKQIREQLNEVEAALQKFEKDTYGLCEDCGKPIDIERLEALPQAKLCLDCKALQAKNAKGRFSPG; encoded by the coding sequence TTGGCTGGCGAATATAAGGCACTTCGCACTCGTCTGGTAAAGGACCAGAAACGTTTTCTTGAAGAGCTGGAGCAATTGAGGGCTGCCGCCCAGCCGACCGAGGAAAGGCGAGAGGGGAGTCCTTTCGGCAAGCGGGAGGAGGAGGCTACGGAAAGCCTTGAGCTGGAACGACGGCTGGCCCTGGAGAAACAGATACGGGAGCAATTGAACGAGGTGGAGGCAGCTCTGCAGAAGTTCGAGAAGGATACGTACGGGCTATGCGAGGATTGCGGCAAGCCCATAGACATAGAGCGACTCGAAGCGCTTCCTCAGGCCAAGCTATGTCTGGACTGTAAGGCTCTTCAGGCAAAGAATGCAAAAGGCAGATTCTCTCCTGGGTAG
- a CDS encoding alpha/beta hydrolase: MPTLAYDDIHQHYEVYGSGEPFFLHHGLTSSCEMWHPHLPWLTRKYQVILMDARGHGMTTAPAGDDHYSWEIMAADVNRLLGHLGVERAIIGGLSMGGGVSLAFALNYPQKVRALLLCDSAGVGVRSPQMQVTREQMDRQMEERERIVREYGVVEQGYRSITAGLAPKAVLEDPVLQEEYIERMSHFSVNGSIYASRFVMRNAVQGVERTRELTMPTLVVIGDEDVGLLPAAEWLRDILPNRRYALLEGVGHATSRYKPEAWRKAVLDFLDDFEQGKDIRGEVTL; the protein is encoded by the coding sequence TTGCCGACACTTGCTTATGATGATATTCACCAGCACTACGAGGTCTACGGTTCCGGGGAGCCGTTCTTTCTCCATCACGGCCTGACGTCAAGCTGCGAGATGTGGCACCCGCACCTGCCCTGGCTCACACGGAAGTACCAGGTTATCCTTATGGATGCCCGGGGGCATGGTATGACCACTGCCCCTGCGGGGGACGACCACTACTCATGGGAGATAATGGCGGCCGATGTCAACCGCCTGCTCGGACACCTGGGGGTAGAGCGTGCCATTATCGGTGGCCTCTCCATGGGCGGCGGCGTGTCTCTGGCCTTCGCCCTGAACTACCCGCAGAAGGTCAGGGCGCTCCTCCTGTGTGATAGTGCCGGTGTTGGCGTGCGCTCCCCGCAGATGCAGGTAACGCGCGAGCAGATGGACCGACAGATGGAAGAGCGCGAGCGGATTGTGCGTGAATACGGTGTGGTCGAGCAGGGGTACCGCTCGATAACCGCCGGTCTTGCCCCGAAGGCGGTCCTTGAAGACCCCGTACTCCAGGAGGAGTACATAGAGCGCATGTCCCACTTTTCGGTTAACGGCTCTATCTATGCCAGCCGTTTCGTTATGCGGAACGCGGTACAGGGTGTGGAGCGGACCAGAGAGCTGACCATGCCCACGCTCGTCGTTATCGGTGATGAGGACGTTGGGCTGCTTCCTGCCGCGGAGTGGCTGCGCGATATCCTGCCCAACCGGCGCTATGCCCTCCTTGAAGGGGTCGGGCATGCTACCTCACGCTACAAGCCGGAGGCCTGGCGAAAGGCGGTGCTGGACTTCCTTGATGATTTCGAGCAGGGGAAGGACATTCGCGGCGAGGTAACGCTCTAA